A portion of the Fusobacterium nucleatum genome contains these proteins:
- a CDS encoding GNAT family N-acetyltransferase — MKVRYAKKSEKEIAIKFWKDSFKDNEEQIKFYFDSIYNEKNYLVLEDNSKIVSSLHENDYIFNFNNNSLKSKYIVGISSDITMRNKGYMSKLLISMLKNSKRKGLPFVFLTPINPKIYRKFGFEYFSNIEYYNFSVEELTNFKLPKENYSYIEINEENKNLYLNDLIKIYNFNMKDNFCYLERDKFYFDKILKEAISDEMKAFILYKDKKASAYIILGLYEENIEIRECMALDSISYKEILTLIYGYRNYYKNVSLASPNNSSIEFLFDNQLNIEKNVKPFMMMRVLNPLAIFKNLKLENSNIKIYIEDKILKENTGLYSLNNEISFSNMTEEKASYDLKIDIADLIFLITGYFFIDELIKLGKIDIKNRNIFKKINKIFSKKNSYLYEFI; from the coding sequence ATGAAAGTTAGATATGCGAAAAAATCTGAAAAAGAAATAGCTATTAAATTTTGGAAAGATAGTTTTAAAGACAATGAAGAACAAATAAAATTTTATTTTGATAGTATTTATAATGAGAAAAATTATTTAGTATTAGAAGATAACTCAAAAATAGTTTCTTCACTTCATGAAAATGACTATATTTTTAATTTTAATAATAACAGTTTAAAAAGTAAATATATTGTTGGAATTTCCTCTGATATAACTATGAGAAATAAAGGCTATATGTCAAAATTACTTATTTCAATGTTAAAAAATTCTAAGAGAAAAGGTCTACCTTTTGTTTTTTTAACTCCTATCAATCCAAAAATTTATAGAAAGTTTGGTTTTGAATATTTTTCTAATATAGAATACTATAATTTCTCAGTTGAAGAACTTACCAATTTTAAACTTCCTAAAGAAAATTATTCATATATAGAAATAAATGAAGAAAATAAAAATTTATACTTAAATGATTTAATAAAAATCTATAATTTTAATATGAAAGATAATTTTTGCTATTTAGAAAGAGATAAATTTTATTTTGATAAAATTTTAAAAGAAGCTATTAGTGATGAAATGAAAGCTTTTATTTTATACAAGGATAAAAAGGCAAGCGCCTATATTATTTTGGGTTTATACGAAGAGAATATTGAAATTAGAGAATGTATGGCTTTGGATAGCATTTCATATAAAGAAATTTTAACTTTAATCTATGGATATAGAAATTATTATAAAAATGTCAGTCTTGCTAGTCCAAATAATTCAAGTATAGAATTTCTTTTTGATAATCAACTAAATATAGAGAAGAATGTTAAACCTTTTATGATGATGAGAGTTTTAAATCCCCTAGCTATATTTAAAAATTTAAAATTAGAAAATTCTAATATAAAAATTTATATAGAAGATAAAATTTTAAAAGAAAATACAGGATTATACTCTTTAAATAATGAAATTAGTTTTTCTAATATGACAGAAGAAAAAGCTTCTTATGACTTAAAGATTGATATAGCAGACTTGATATTTTTAATAACAGGATATTTTTTTATTGATGAATTAATAAAATTAGGAAAAATTGATATTAAAAATAGAAATATTTTCAAAAAGATAAATAAAATATTTTCTAAAAAAAATTCCTATCTTTATGAATTTATATAG
- a CDS encoding CvfB family protein: MIKVGKRQKLVINNFSSVGAYLFAGTDDDKDNILLPNNELEGKDLKEGDEVEVLIYRDSEDRLIATFRKTEALVGTLAKLEVVDDNPKLGAFLDWGLNKDLMLPNSQKETKVEIGKKYLVGLYEDSKGRVSATMKIYKFLMPSNDIKKGDIVNATVYRINDEIGVFVAVEDRYFGLIPKSECFEKYSVGDELTLRVTRVREDKKLDLSPRKLLSQQIETDAELVLGKMKLLKEHFRFNDESSAEDIKDYFGISKKAFKRAIGSLLKNGLIEKNGDYFILKK; encoded by the coding sequence ATGATAAAAGTTGGTAAAAGGCAAAAATTGGTTATAAATAATTTTTCAAGTGTAGGAGCATATTTATTTGCTGGAACAGATGATGATAAGGATAATATTCTTCTTCCTAATAATGAACTTGAGGGAAAAGATTTAAAAGAAGGAGATGAAGTAGAAGTTCTAATTTACAGAGATAGTGAAGATAGACTTATTGCTACATTTAGAAAAACAGAAGCACTTGTTGGAACTCTTGCAAAATTAGAAGTAGTTGACGATAATCCAAAATTAGGAGCTTTTTTAGATTGGGGGCTTAACAAAGATTTGATGTTACCTAATTCTCAAAAAGAAACTAAGGTTGAAATAGGTAAAAAATATTTAGTTGGACTTTATGAAGATAGTAAAGGTAGAGTCTCTGCCACAATGAAAATATATAAATTTTTAATGCCTTCTAATGATATAAAAAAAGGTGATATTGTCAATGCAACAGTTTATAGAATAAATGATGAGATTGGAGTTTTTGTTGCAGTTGAAGATAGATATTTTGGTTTAATTCCTAAAAGTGAATGTTTTGAAAAATATTCTGTTGGAGATGAATTGACTTTAAGAGTTACAAGGGTTAGAGAGGATAAAAAATTAGATTTAAGCCCTAGAAAACTTTTATCACAACAAATAGAAACTGATGCAGAGCTTGTGCTTGGTAAAATGAAACTTTTAAAAGAACATTTTCGTTTTAATGACGAAAGTTCAGCTGAAGATATAAAAGATTATTTTGGTATAAGTAAAAAAGCATTTAAAAGAGCTATTGGTAGCCTTTTAAAAAATGGTTTGATTGAGAAAAATGGAGATTATTTTATATTGAAAAAATAA
- a CDS encoding DUF3307 domain-containing protein, with amino-acid sequence MIVAILISAHLLADFLFQTSAYSEKKRKILKSLLLHCFIYFIVFEIIFFILFQCEKAFILGLIISVLHFLINYTVNKLEKYFPKRRLQLLFFSFNQLIHLVVIVGFFYFLNLENFTSQLYIDLKDCEYFKTFILYVTVFSIILDPASVFIRKLFTSISPKTYPKTNLEELKAGNIIGKLERIIIAILLLNNQFGIMGFVLTAKSIARFKQMENKDFAEKYLIGTLTSFLIALISVLILKGLL; translated from the coding sequence ATGATAGTTGCTATTTTAATAAGTGCCCATTTACTAGCAGATTTTTTATTCCAAACTTCTGCTTATTCTGAGAAAAAAAGGAAAATATTAAAATCTTTACTTTTGCATTGCTTTATTTATTTTATAGTTTTTGAAATTATATTCTTTATATTATTTCAATGTGAAAAAGCATTTATATTAGGACTGATTATTTCTGTTTTACATTTTCTAATTAACTATACAGTAAATAAATTAGAAAAATATTTTCCCAAAAGAAGATTGCAACTTTTATTTTTTTCTTTCAATCAATTGATACATCTTGTTGTTATAGTAGGATTTTTTTATTTTTTAAATCTAGAGAATTTTACTTCTCAACTGTATATAGACTTAAAAGATTGTGAATATTTTAAAACATTTATTCTTTATGTTACAGTCTTTTCTATAATATTAGACCCTGCTTCTGTTTTTATTAGAAAATTATTTACTTCAATTTCTCCTAAAACTTACCCCAAAACAAATTTAGAAGAATTAAAAGCTGGAAATATTATTGGAAAACTTGAAAGAATAATTATTGCCATTCTTTTATTAAATAATCAATTTGGAATTATGGGGTTTGTTTTGACTGCTAAAAGTATTGCTCGTTTTAAACAAATGGAAAATAAAGATTTTGCAGAGAAATATTTAATTGGAACATTAACAAGTTTCTTAATAGCATTGATAAGTGTCTTAATTTTAAAAGGACTATTGTAA
- a CDS encoding SatD family protein: MKRYSALMIDLKNSRSYSIQDRNNIQNTVLNSINILNKIFKNSIEKEVEFSAGDEIQGLFVSPKSAYLYYRLFSTIIFPIEIHSGIGFGTWDIKVDSASSTAQDGTVYHYARKATDEAKKSLEYSVLFYSKSKNDIIVNSLINASTLLSSKQSEYQNKLMLLAEILYPIASGDIIEYEKLKELLKFIQFEKKENLIIDIDYPVISTQLEKESFYITEGKKRGLSTQISKLLGVSRQSIEKAVKTGNIYELRNLTISILKAMESIEGENL, from the coding sequence TTGAAAAGATATTCTGCATTGATGATAGATTTAAAAAATTCCCGTTCTTACTCTATTCAAGATAGAAATAATATTCAAAATACTGTATTAAATAGTATAAATATTTTAAATAAAATCTTTAAAAATTCTATTGAAAAAGAAGTAGAATTTAGTGCTGGTGATGAAATACAAGGACTATTTGTATCTCCAAAATCTGCTTATTTGTATTATAGACTTTTTTCTACAATTATTTTTCCTATTGAAATACATTCAGGAATAGGTTTTGGAACTTGGGATATAAAAGTGGATAGTGCAAGTAGCACAGCTCAAGATGGGACTGTCTACCACTATGCTAGAAAAGCCACTGATGAGGCTAAAAAATCTTTGGAATACTCTGTTCTTTTTTATTCAAAAAGTAAAAATGATATTATTGTAAATTCTTTAATTAATGCAAGTACTTTATTATCTTCTAAACAGAGTGAATATCAAAATAAATTAATGTTATTAGCAGAAATTCTATATCCTATTGCTAGTGGAGATATAATTGAATATGAAAAGTTAAAAGAGCTTCTAAAATTTATACAATTTGAAAAGAAAGAAAATTTAATAATAGACATTGATTATCCTGTAATTTCAACACAATTAGAGAAAGAAAGTTTTTATATAACAGAAGGGAAAAAAAGGGGTTTATCAACTCAAATTTCAAAATTATTAGGAGTTAGTAGACAAAGTATAGAAAAGGCAGTAAAAACTGGAAATATTTATGAGTTAAGAAATTTGACGATAAGTATATTAAAAGCTATGGAAAGTATAGAAGGAGAAAATTTATGA